In Lampris incognitus isolate fLamInc1 chromosome 13, fLamInc1.hap2, whole genome shotgun sequence, the genomic stretch TGGCTCAATTTGTCAAATGCTGGACTTCAGTAGGCTCAAAATATTTAAATGGACATTTCAAAGTATGTATTTGAAATATTTCAACCCTCATATTTATTCTTTTTCTCAAATTTCCAATTTTCCTAAACAAGAACCAAAACCCCATCTGTGTCTAAACTCTCCTATAGTCTTACACTGGAACCAAAGCCCCACACACTGAATGCTGGGTAGAGGGTCTCTCTGAAGGAAGTCTGGACTTGGTGCAGAAGCTGCATGctttcagaaacactgtaaaatgCCAGGGTTCCTGCCTTGTGATCCAGGTAAACCCCTATACGAGTGGCACTTGGCACTGCTATGTCAATACTCTTGTTGTTGTGCACGAATGAGTATTTAGACTCAGAGCAGTACAGGCTCCAGGACTTGTCGTTCCAGCCcagactacattcatttccattCCCTTTGCGGCGGATCCCCCTGTAGGTAACAGCCACATCTATTTCTGTTCCCCTCCAGTCCACCTCCCAGTAGCAGCGACGTCCATTCAGGCCCTCCCTGCACAGCACCTGGGATGGAATGAAGTGATGTGTGCATAAAACTTTATCAAACAGGAAGGCCAATGCAAAACTTCATTCAAATACCTTTAACGGATTGTCGACCTGTCATTCTCTATGGTCCCATTTTTAATGACACAACAGGCTTCTATTACATTTAACATGTTGCATTTGTAAaaagaaaccccccccaaaaGTAAACATATTCCATGATAATCTACCAGCACCctgttggccaacagtaccggtggcggttgttggtaaaccgggcctcaaccgatccagtatggaaatctgatttatgacccgcatatttgatttggcaaaggcttAACGCCaggtgcccttcctgacataaACCTCCCCATTTTTCTGGGCTTGgggctggcactaagaatgcactggcttgtgcatcctcagtggctgggttccatgATAGACAGATACATATACATCTATAATTTCTTTGCCTCGTTTTATTCACACTGGTAAAACACTGATGCAGTAAGCTGCGCTCACCTGCTGCCAGTGGTTGAATCTGTCTGGGTGGTCCGGGTAATCCTTGGGTTCACTCAGCATCTTGGCTCTTTTGTTCCCCTCTGAGATGTGAAGATTTGGATGGACGCTattgaggtcaaaggtcaactgGCAGGAGTCTGAAAAAGTAGGCACAATACACATCGCTAGAAGTAGACAAACCACAAACACTGACAGTCACATTGATATCGACTTTACATcctacttgtatttatttatttacttaccctttttactccccagttatacttggccaattaccctattttccgagccgtcccagtcgttgctccaccccctctgcagaccaccacatgcatcctccgatacatgtggagtcgccagttgcttcttttcacctgacagagtgaggagtgtcgccagggggacgtagcacgtgggaggatcatgctattcttcccagtcccccctccccccaaacaggtgccctggctgaccagaggaggcgctagtgcagcaaccaggacacatacccacatccggcttcccatccacagacacggccaattgtgtctgtaggggcgcccaaccaagccagaggtaacacggggattcaaatcggcgatccccgtgttggtaggcaacggaatagaccactatgctactcggacgcccctacTTGTATTTAACAAATACCCAAACACTCTTTGACTCAGCACAAGATGTTTTTATGTATTCTTTCACATGGTTGTTGTTTATGGTCTTTTGTCAGGCTTGTCAGGCTGTGGTCATGTTCTCTCCatcttttgtgtttttttatttgtttgtttgccccCCCCATTTAACTGTATGCCTTGGTGGTTTGTTGATCGATTAAACCAAACTGTGTTTGTAAACTAGAGAACAAATTGTGCTAGTGTTTTTTTTTACCTAGTTTTTAGCCTAGTTCAAATAACTGAACTAGGCTAACCAAACTAAGTGTCAGTGAGATCGTGAACATGACATATAaattctcctctttttttttcttcagcaaaTGGATCATAAAAAACACTGAAGCATGGCTGAAAGTTGGCCCAATATGTCCATATTGTATCAGCCACACAGATCAGCTTGTTTTACTGCTTCCCACAAGTGGGCGCAACTTAGGCTGGGCCTTTATTTGTTAAGCTGATTGTGGATTGCCAACAGGCTTTAAACATTTCACCAAACCTGTTCTGCAGGCAACATGCCTCTCTCTTCACACTGGTTTCAGTTGTTTTACCACAAGTTTTAGTCATGCTAAAGACTGACAGCTAAGGACACGTATCCAGTCTATGAGCACTATGTCTCAGAGCAGGTTAGAAGAAACCAGGGATAAAATGTGAATTTGGGTTTCTTGATATAGTACGGAGATTTCAGACAAAAGGCCTTTGTGCGATGTTTCTGAAGTTCCCTAGCTCTGCATAAACAGTGAGATAGTGTGACTCACATTTCATGAAATCATCTCTGGTCTGCGGTTCCTCCCTCATCACTGAATCTTCTGTTGTCTTTGTCGTTAATTCTTGTGTGATGTAGACTTCTTTCACTATGGAGACAGTCAAGGAGTGCTGCATCATTGGATGTTCCATATCAGCAGCCACAATACATGACATTTTTGAGGAGGAAATATCATCCATAGAGAGACATGAAAAGCCATTtgacacaaaaaaaacaagtcaAATTCATTAACCTGTGGCAGAAATCTTGCTGATTTCTGTCTTGCTGACTTCCTCCACCTGCAATTTCAGTGCTGCTATGGCTCTCTTGGTAGCATCAAAGGAATAGTAGGGTGCGACACTGACATTGTTGAGATCCTCATATCCTGAAGGGCCTGATAGAGACTGCCAGCTCTATGAAAAAGATGGGACAGAGATGCAGGTTAATACAAAGCTATCTAAATATCCTAGATAATGATTAAATATGAACAGTCAGGGCAACTTGCAAATAATATGTTCTCAGAACATACGATCTATTTAGCAATCTTCGCATTATGGCCAAGAGTCATTCTTATGGTATAAATGCTATTAAATGTGTAACATTAGGACCCACCAAGGCTATCTCTGTCCAGTTGCTGTTGTCCTCACCTGTAGGAAGTGTATATGATCGTCAGTGTGTGAGAGCTTCTCCAGGTCCATGTGTTTCTTCCTCAGGAGGGTGATCTCTTCCTCCAACCGATCCAGCAATATCTCTGCCCGTGTCACTGTCGTCTTCTCATGGGAACGAACCATCTCCTTCACTTCATTGTACTTCCTCTCTATGGAACGCAGCAGCTCAGTGAAGATCCGTTCATTCTCATCCAGGACCATCTGGGCTGAGTGCTgttgagaccgagagagagagaggatggggaAAGGGAGAGCGAGTTTGCTGAAAGATTCACTGAAAACATTTCTTTTGCTTTGCTAAAACAGCCATTGTCTAGAGGAAGTGTATGTAACTTAAACAATGATGTACCCACTTTGACTGCTTCCACAGCTTGTCGGAGGTCCTGCCACTTTTTCACCCTCTCATCAATCCTTCGTTGAGATTTTTGCAGAGTTGAACCAAGCTGTTTCTGGAGAAGAGGGAGTGGTGTCAATGCTATCATTACCAATGGATGATAATCAATgaaaaatgtacactaccgttcaaaagtttgggatcacccaaacaatttcgtgttttccatgaaaagtcacacttattcaccaccatatgttgtgaaatgaatagaaaatagagtcaagacattgacaaggttagaaataatgatttgtatttgaaataagattttttttacatcaaactttgctttcgtcaaagaatcctccatttgcagcaattacagcattgcagacctttggcattctagctgttaatttgttgaggtaatctggagaaattgcaccccacgcttccagaagcagctcccacaagttggattggttggatgggcacttctttgagcagattgagtttctggagcatcacatttgtggggtcaattaaacgctcaaaatggccagaaaaagagaactttcatctgaaactcgacagtctattcttgttcttagaaatgaaggctattccatgcgagaaattgctaagaaattgaagatttcctacaccggtgtgtactactcccttcagaggacagcacaaacaggctctaacaggtactatttaatgaagatgccagttggggacctgtgaggcgtctgtttctcaaactagagactctaatgtacttatcttcttgctcagttgtgcaacgtggcctcccacttctttttctactctggttagagcctgtttgtgctgtcctctgaagggagtagtacacaccggtgtaggaaatcttcaatttcttagcaatttctcgcatggaatagccttcatttctaagaacaagaatagactgtcgagtttcagatgaaagttctctttttctggccattttgagcgtttaattgaccccacaaatgtgatgctccagaaactcaatctgctcaaagaagtgcccatccaaccaatccaacttgtgggagctgcttctggaagcgtggggtgcaatttctccagattacctcaaaaaattaacagctagaatgccaaaggtctgcaatgctgtaattgctgcaaatggaggattctttgatgaaagcaaagtttgatgtaaaaaaaatcttatttcaaatacaaatcattatttctaaccttgtcaatgtcttgactctattttctattcatttcacaacatatggtggtgaataagtgtgacttttcatggaaaacacaaaattgtttgggtgatcccaaacttttgaacggtagtgtaagtacaGCAGAACTACTAACAGCATCTGGTTTAGGCCTGCACAAGAGAGAAAAACTCTTGTGTAAAATTTCAGGCATTTAGCTGAATTTCACACTGAGAGCTATTTACAGTGAATGAGTATGTGGGTATCTAGTGCCTTACTCAAAGATAAGGGCTTTAGAAGGAACTGAACCAAGATCCTCCCAATTATTAGATTTTCTCCTCAGCCACTAATGCCATCCTGTTGCCCTTTTATACACTTCTTTGAACTGGTTGTTCATCTGAAAAAGATTTCCCCTCACTTGTTTCTCGGTCCGCTCTGTTCCAGCAGGGACGGTGTCGTGGTGCTTATGCTCATCCatcatgcagagaacacacactGAGGTCTGATCGGTGCGACAGAACGCCTCCAGCAGCTTGTCATGCTGCGCGCAGACCTTCTCTCTCATCTGGCCTGTGGATTTGACCAGTTTGTGCTTCATCAAAGCAGGGTACTCATAGTGAGACTGAAGGTGGGTCTCACAGTAGGAGGCCAGGCACAACAGGCAAGACTTCACAGCTTTCTGCTTCCGTGTTGTGCAGAAGTCACACAGAACATCCCCAGTTTTGGACTGCAGCCTGGATTGGCTGCGACTGGTCGAGCGACGCGATCTCCCC encodes the following:
- the LOC130123256 gene encoding tripartite motif-containing protein 16-like, translated to MSHPSTLDLDRYSSMGRSRRSTSRSQSRLQSKTGDVLCDFCTTRKQKAVKSCLLCLASYCETHLQSHYEYPALMKHKLVKSTGQMREKVCAQHDKLLEAFCRTDQTSVCVLCMMDEHKHHDTVPAGTERTEKQKQLGSTLQKSQRRIDERVKKWQDLRQAVEAVKHSAQMVLDENERIFTELLRSIERKYNEVKEMVRSHEKTTVTRAEILLDRLEEEITLLRKKHMDLEKLSHTDDHIHFLQSWQSLSGPSGYEDLNNVSVAPYYSFDATKRAIAALKLQVEEVSKTEISKISATVKEVYITQELTTKTTEDSVMREEPQTRDDFMKYSCQLTFDLNSVHPNLHISEGNKRAKMLSEPKDYPDHPDRFNHWQQVLCREGLNGRRCYWEVDWRGTEIDVAVTYRGIRRKGNGNECSLGWNDKSWSLYCSESKYSFVHNNKSIDIAVPSATRIGVYLDHKAGTLAFYSVSESMQLLHQVQTSFRETLYPAFSVWGFGSSVRL